The Pseudochaenichthys georgianus chromosome 24, fPseGeo1.2, whole genome shotgun sequence genome includes a region encoding these proteins:
- the tpd52l1 gene encoding tumor protein D53 isoform X5, which yields METRQQGFLDSEPLREADEDMASEINLNNCLLTEEEREEIQQQLAKLEEEISTLRQVLSSKEKQHAELRQKLGVGSLSELRDNLSKGWHDMQTSTAYKKTSETISTAGQKTSVAFTTLGSAITRKFGDMRSSSIGYSFRHSMSMPTMRNSPSFKSFEEKVETTVSTLKTKVGGAETGGSFEEVLSSAANASSQDTPTNNLTDGSERP from the exons ATGGAGACCAGACAACAAG GTTTTCTGGACTCGGAGCCGCTGAGAGAAGCTGACGAAGACATGGCGTCAGAGATCAACCTAAACAACTGCCTCTTGaccgaggaggagagagaggagatccAGCAACAGCTAGCTAAA CTGGAGGAGGAGATCAGTACGTTGCGGCAGGTCTTGTCTTCCAAAGAGAAGCAGCACGCAGAGCTCAGACAGAAACTTGGCGTAGGTTCTCTGAGCGAGCTCAGGGACAACTTAAGCAAAGGATGGCACGACATGCAGACCTCCACAGC CTATAAGAAGACCTCGGAGACGATCTCCACAGCCGGACAGAAAACCTCCGTCGCCTTCACCACGCTGGGCAGCGCCATCACCAGGAAGTTCGGGGACATGAG GTCCAGCTCCATAGG CTACTCTTTCAGACACTCAATGAGCATGCCCACCATGAG AAACTCTCCCAGCTTCAAGTCTTTTGAGGAGAAAGTCGAGACGACAGTTTCCACTCTAAAG ACAAAGGTGGGCGGTGCAGAGACAGGGGGCAGCTTCGAGGAAGTCCTCTCCTCCGCAGCGAACGCCAGCTCTCAGGACACGCCCACTAACAACTTGACGGACGGCTCCGAGAGGCCGTGA
- the tpd52l1 gene encoding tumor protein D53 isoform X3 — METRQQELYSDVLNGAVVDWGSMGPGEEWVNSATQEEEQGFLDSEPLREADEDMASEINLNNCLLTEEEREEIQQQLAKLEEEISTLRQVLSSKEKQHAELRQKLGVGSLSELRDNLSKGWHDMQTSTAYKKTSETISTAGQKTSVAFTTLGSAITRKFGDMRSSSIGYSFRHSMSMPTMRNSPSFKSFEEKVETTVSTLKTKVGGAETGGSFEEVLSSAANASSQDTPTNNLTDGSERP, encoded by the exons ATGGAGACCAGACAACAAG AGTTGTACTCTGATGTTCTGAATGgagcagtggtggactggggcaGCATGGGTCCTGGAGAGGAATGGGTTAACTCGGCCAcacaggaggaagagcagg GTTTTCTGGACTCGGAGCCGCTGAGAGAAGCTGACGAAGACATGGCGTCAGAGATCAACCTAAACAACTGCCTCTTGaccgaggaggagagagaggagatccAGCAACAGCTAGCTAAA CTGGAGGAGGAGATCAGTACGTTGCGGCAGGTCTTGTCTTCCAAAGAGAAGCAGCACGCAGAGCTCAGACAGAAACTTGGCGTAGGTTCTCTGAGCGAGCTCAGGGACAACTTAAGCAAAGGATGGCACGACATGCAGACCTCCACAGC CTATAAGAAGACCTCGGAGACGATCTCCACAGCCGGACAGAAAACCTCCGTCGCCTTCACCACGCTGGGCAGCGCCATCACCAGGAAGTTCGGGGACATGAG GTCCAGCTCCATAGG CTACTCTTTCAGACACTCAATGAGCATGCCCACCATGAG AAACTCTCCCAGCTTCAAGTCTTTTGAGGAGAAAGTCGAGACGACAGTTTCCACTCTAAAG ACAAAGGTGGGCGGTGCAGAGACAGGGGGCAGCTTCGAGGAAGTCCTCTCCTCCGCAGCGAACGCCAGCTCTCAGGACACGCCCACTAACAACTTGACGGACGGCTCCGAGAGGCCGTGA
- the tpd52l1 gene encoding tumor protein D53 isoform X8: protein METRQQELYSDVLNGAVVDWGSMGPGEEWVNSATHGEESVKRKSYDDDLAPLAQNGENPTEWGNTSPSGEDQWASASHSDTWVMSSSWGMQLDSTERGHLTEGFLDSEPLREADEDMASEINLNNCLLTEEEREEIQQQLAKLEEEISTLRQVLSSKEKQHAELRQKLGVGSLSELRDNLSKGWHDMQTSTAYKKTSETISTAGQKTSVAFTTLGSAITRKFGDMRSSSIGYSFRHSMSMPTMRNSPSFKSFEEKVETTVSTLKTKVGGAETGGSFEEVLSSAANASSQDTPTNNLTDGSERP, encoded by the exons ATGGAGACCAGACAACAAG AGTTGTACTCTGATGTTCTGAATGgagcagtggtggactggggcaGCATGGGTCCTGGAGAGGAATGGGTTAACTCGGCCAcaca TGGCGAGGAATCGGTTAAAAGAAAGTCGTATGATGACGACCTGGCTCCATTGGCCCAAAATGGTGAAAACCCGACAGAATGGGGTAATACCTCACCGTCAGGGGAGGATCAGTGGGCATCAGCGTCCCACTCTGACACCTGGGTCATGTCCTCCTCTTGGGGTATGCAACTGGACAGCACAG AGAGAGGACACCTCACAGAAG GTTTTCTGGACTCGGAGCCGCTGAGAGAAGCTGACGAAGACATGGCGTCAGAGATCAACCTAAACAACTGCCTCTTGaccgaggaggagagagaggagatccAGCAACAGCTAGCTAAA CTGGAGGAGGAGATCAGTACGTTGCGGCAGGTCTTGTCTTCCAAAGAGAAGCAGCACGCAGAGCTCAGACAGAAACTTGGCGTAGGTTCTCTGAGCGAGCTCAGGGACAACTTAAGCAAAGGATGGCACGACATGCAGACCTCCACAGC CTATAAGAAGACCTCGGAGACGATCTCCACAGCCGGACAGAAAACCTCCGTCGCCTTCACCACGCTGGGCAGCGCCATCACCAGGAAGTTCGGGGACATGAG GTCCAGCTCCATAGG CTACTCTTTCAGACACTCAATGAGCATGCCCACCATGAG AAACTCTCCCAGCTTCAAGTCTTTTGAGGAGAAAGTCGAGACGACAGTTTCCACTCTAAAG ACAAAGGTGGGCGGTGCAGAGACAGGGGGCAGCTTCGAGGAAGTCCTCTCCTCCGCAGCGAACGCCAGCTCTCAGGACACGCCCACTAACAACTTGACGGACGGCTCCGAGAGGCCGTGA
- the tpd52l1 gene encoding tumor protein D53 isoform X6, whose translation METRQQGFLDSEPLREADEDMASEINLNNCLLTEEEREEIQQQLAKLEEEISTLRQVLSSKEKQHAELRQKLGVGSLSELRDNLSKGWHDMQTSTAYKKTSETISTAGQKTSVAFTTLGSAITRKFGDMSYSFRHSMSMPTMRNSPSFKSFEEKVETTVSTLKTKVGGAETGGSFEEVLSSAANASSQDTPTNNLTDGSERP comes from the exons ATGGAGACCAGACAACAAG GTTTTCTGGACTCGGAGCCGCTGAGAGAAGCTGACGAAGACATGGCGTCAGAGATCAACCTAAACAACTGCCTCTTGaccgaggaggagagagaggagatccAGCAACAGCTAGCTAAA CTGGAGGAGGAGATCAGTACGTTGCGGCAGGTCTTGTCTTCCAAAGAGAAGCAGCACGCAGAGCTCAGACAGAAACTTGGCGTAGGTTCTCTGAGCGAGCTCAGGGACAACTTAAGCAAAGGATGGCACGACATGCAGACCTCCACAGC CTATAAGAAGACCTCGGAGACGATCTCCACAGCCGGACAGAAAACCTCCGTCGCCTTCACCACGCTGGGCAGCGCCATCACCAGGAAGTTCGGGGACATGAG CTACTCTTTCAGACACTCAATGAGCATGCCCACCATGAG AAACTCTCCCAGCTTCAAGTCTTTTGAGGAGAAAGTCGAGACGACAGTTTCCACTCTAAAG ACAAAGGTGGGCGGTGCAGAGACAGGGGGCAGCTTCGAGGAAGTCCTCTCCTCCGCAGCGAACGCCAGCTCTCAGGACACGCCCACTAACAACTTGACGGACGGCTCCGAGAGGCCGTGA
- the tpd52l1 gene encoding tumor protein D53 isoform X7 — translation METRQQGFLDSEPLREADEDMASEINLNNCLLTEEEREEIQQQLAKLEEEISTLRQVLSSKEKQHAELRQKLGVGSLSELRDNLSKGWHDMQTSTAYKKTSETISTAGQKTSVAFTTLGSAITRKFGDMRNSPSFKSFEEKVETTVSTLKTKVGGAETGGSFEEVLSSAANASSQDTPTNNLTDGSERP, via the exons ATGGAGACCAGACAACAAG GTTTTCTGGACTCGGAGCCGCTGAGAGAAGCTGACGAAGACATGGCGTCAGAGATCAACCTAAACAACTGCCTCTTGaccgaggaggagagagaggagatccAGCAACAGCTAGCTAAA CTGGAGGAGGAGATCAGTACGTTGCGGCAGGTCTTGTCTTCCAAAGAGAAGCAGCACGCAGAGCTCAGACAGAAACTTGGCGTAGGTTCTCTGAGCGAGCTCAGGGACAACTTAAGCAAAGGATGGCACGACATGCAGACCTCCACAGC CTATAAGAAGACCTCGGAGACGATCTCCACAGCCGGACAGAAAACCTCCGTCGCCTTCACCACGCTGGGCAGCGCCATCACCAGGAAGTTCGGGGACATGAG AAACTCTCCCAGCTTCAAGTCTTTTGAGGAGAAAGTCGAGACGACAGTTTCCACTCTAAAG ACAAAGGTGGGCGGTGCAGAGACAGGGGGCAGCTTCGAGGAAGTCCTCTCCTCCGCAGCGAACGCCAGCTCTCAGGACACGCCCACTAACAACTTGACGGACGGCTCCGAGAGGCCGTGA
- the tpd52l1 gene encoding tumor protein D53 isoform X4, protein MFNPSGEESVKRKSYDDDLAPLAQNGENPTEWGNTSPSGEDQWASASHSDTWVMSSSWGMQLDSTERGHLTEGFLDSEPLREADEDMASEINLNNCLLTEEEREEIQQQLAKLEEEISTLRQVLSSKEKQHAELRQKLGVGSLSELRDNLSKGWHDMQTSTAYKKTSETISTAGQKTSVAFTTLGSAITRKFGDMRPFVFVPSIPFPPRCLTLCSNQLREN, encoded by the exons ATGTTTAACCCCTCTGGCGAGGAATCGGTTAAAAGAAAGTCGTATGATGACGACCTGGCTCCATTGGCCCAAAATGGTGAAAACCCGACAGAATGGGGTAATACCTCACCGTCAGGGGAGGATCAGTGGGCATCAGCGTCCCACTCTGACACCTGGGTCATGTCCTCCTCTTGGGGTATGCAACTGGACAGCACAG AGAGAGGACACCTCACAGAAG GTTTTCTGGACTCGGAGCCGCTGAGAGAAGCTGACGAAGACATGGCGTCAGAGATCAACCTAAACAACTGCCTCTTGaccgaggaggagagagaggagatccAGCAACAGCTAGCTAAA CTGGAGGAGGAGATCAGTACGTTGCGGCAGGTCTTGTCTTCCAAAGAGAAGCAGCACGCAGAGCTCAGACAGAAACTTGGCGTAGGTTCTCTGAGCGAGCTCAGGGACAACTTAAGCAAAGGATGGCACGACATGCAGACCTCCACAGC CTATAAGAAGACCTCGGAGACGATCTCCACAGCCGGACAGAAAACCTCCGTCGCCTTCACCACGCTGGGCAGCGCCATCACCAGGAAGTTCGGGGACATGAG ACCCTTTGTATTTGTGCCATCCATCCCTTTCCCTCCGAGATGTTTGACTCTTTGCTCGAACCAGCTCAGGGAGAATTGA
- the tpd52l1 gene encoding tumor protein D53 isoform X1 → MFNPSGEESVKRKSYDDDLAPLAQNGENPTEWGNTSPSGEDQWASASHSDTWVMSSSWGMQLDSTERGHLTEGFLDSEPLREADEDMASEINLNNCLLTEEEREEIQQQLAKLEEEISTLRQVLSSKEKQHAELRQKLGVGSLSELRDNLSKGWHDMQTSTAYKKTSETISTAGQKTSVAFTTLGSAITRKFGDMSYSFRHSMSMPTMRNSPSFKSFEEKVETTVSTLKTKVGGAETGGSFEEVLSSAANASSQDTPTNNLTDGSERP, encoded by the exons ATGTTTAACCCCTCTGGCGAGGAATCGGTTAAAAGAAAGTCGTATGATGACGACCTGGCTCCATTGGCCCAAAATGGTGAAAACCCGACAGAATGGGGTAATACCTCACCGTCAGGGGAGGATCAGTGGGCATCAGCGTCCCACTCTGACACCTGGGTCATGTCCTCCTCTTGGGGTATGCAACTGGACAGCACAG AGAGAGGACACCTCACAGAAG GTTTTCTGGACTCGGAGCCGCTGAGAGAAGCTGACGAAGACATGGCGTCAGAGATCAACCTAAACAACTGCCTCTTGaccgaggaggagagagaggagatccAGCAACAGCTAGCTAAA CTGGAGGAGGAGATCAGTACGTTGCGGCAGGTCTTGTCTTCCAAAGAGAAGCAGCACGCAGAGCTCAGACAGAAACTTGGCGTAGGTTCTCTGAGCGAGCTCAGGGACAACTTAAGCAAAGGATGGCACGACATGCAGACCTCCACAGC CTATAAGAAGACCTCGGAGACGATCTCCACAGCCGGACAGAAAACCTCCGTCGCCTTCACCACGCTGGGCAGCGCCATCACCAGGAAGTTCGGGGACATGAG CTACTCTTTCAGACACTCAATGAGCATGCCCACCATGAG AAACTCTCCCAGCTTCAAGTCTTTTGAGGAGAAAGTCGAGACGACAGTTTCCACTCTAAAG ACAAAGGTGGGCGGTGCAGAGACAGGGGGCAGCTTCGAGGAAGTCCTCTCCTCCGCAGCGAACGCCAGCTCTCAGGACACGCCCACTAACAACTTGACGGACGGCTCCGAGAGGCCGTGA
- the tpd52l1 gene encoding tumor protein D53 isoform X2: MFNPSGEESVKRKSYDDDLAPLAQNGENPTEWGNTSPSGEDQWASASHSDTWVMSSSWGMQLDSTERGHLTEGFLDSEPLREADEDMASEINLNNCLLTEEEREEIQQQLAKLEEEISTLRQVLSSKEKQHAELRQKLGVGSLSELRDNLSKGWHDMQTSTAYKKTSETISTAGQKTSVAFTTLGSAITRKFGDMRNSPSFKSFEEKVETTVSTLKTKVGGAETGGSFEEVLSSAANASSQDTPTNNLTDGSERP; the protein is encoded by the exons ATGTTTAACCCCTCTGGCGAGGAATCGGTTAAAAGAAAGTCGTATGATGACGACCTGGCTCCATTGGCCCAAAATGGTGAAAACCCGACAGAATGGGGTAATACCTCACCGTCAGGGGAGGATCAGTGGGCATCAGCGTCCCACTCTGACACCTGGGTCATGTCCTCCTCTTGGGGTATGCAACTGGACAGCACAG AGAGAGGACACCTCACAGAAG GTTTTCTGGACTCGGAGCCGCTGAGAGAAGCTGACGAAGACATGGCGTCAGAGATCAACCTAAACAACTGCCTCTTGaccgaggaggagagagaggagatccAGCAACAGCTAGCTAAA CTGGAGGAGGAGATCAGTACGTTGCGGCAGGTCTTGTCTTCCAAAGAGAAGCAGCACGCAGAGCTCAGACAGAAACTTGGCGTAGGTTCTCTGAGCGAGCTCAGGGACAACTTAAGCAAAGGATGGCACGACATGCAGACCTCCACAGC CTATAAGAAGACCTCGGAGACGATCTCCACAGCCGGACAGAAAACCTCCGTCGCCTTCACCACGCTGGGCAGCGCCATCACCAGGAAGTTCGGGGACATGAG AAACTCTCCCAGCTTCAAGTCTTTTGAGGAGAAAGTCGAGACGACAGTTTCCACTCTAAAG ACAAAGGTGGGCGGTGCAGAGACAGGGGGCAGCTTCGAGGAAGTCCTCTCCTCCGCAGCGAACGCCAGCTCTCAGGACACGCCCACTAACAACTTGACGGACGGCTCCGAGAGGCCGTGA